The genomic interval TTCCGCCGATTATTGCCTCGGCAGGGTTTGCCTTTGCCGCCAGTGCGGAGGTAATCAATGTGGGGGAAACGGATATTCCGTACCCGGCCTACGTGCTGCTGAGCACGGCCCTGTGGCAGACATTTAGCGAGGCGGTGATGCTGCCGATGCAAAAGGTCACCTTGGCCCGCATGATGCTGTCTAAAATTCAGTTTCCGCGCGAGGCGCTGATTTTGGCGGCGACGGGGCAGGTGTTGTTCAATTTTGCCTTCAAGCTTTTGCTGGTGGCGGGCATGTTTGCCTGGTTTAGGCTGCCGGTGCCGCTGAGCCTGGTTCTGGCCCCGGTGGCGCTGCTGCACCTGGTGCTGTTGGGAACCGTTATGGGGATGTTTTTGGCCCCCATGAGTGCGCTGTATCAAGACTTTCAAAAGGGGATGCAGCTGCTGCTGGGCACCTGGCTGTTTTTGACTCCGGTGGTGTATCCGCCGCCGCAGAGTGATGGGCTGTTTGGCTTTTTGGTGCAGGTTAACCCGGTGACGCCGCTGCTGGTGACGACGCGCGAGCTGATGACGGTGGGCACGATCTCTGACCCCCAGGGGTTTTGGCTGATGAGTGCGATCGTGTTTATGACTTTGCCGGTGGCGTGGCTGGTATATCGGTTGGCGATGCCCTATGCAATTGAGAGGTTTAGCTCGTAATGACTTTAGTAGCTGCAAATACACAAGCGATGACTGCACCTAAAGACTCTGATGTGGTGCTCTCGGTGCAGGGGGTGTCGAAGAAGTTTTGTCGAGATTTTAAGTCAGCGCTGTTTTATGGCATGCAAGACATCTCTAGTGAGGTGTTGGGCCTGCGGGGCGACAAAAATGACAGGCTGCGCAAAAAGGAGTTTTGGGCGCTGCAAGATGTGAGTTTTGAGCTGCGCCGGGGCGAGGCGCTGGGCCTGGTGGGCAAAAATGGCAGCGGCAAGTCGACGCTGCTGCGCGTTATTGCGGGGTTGATTAAGCCCGATGTGGGGTCGGTGACGGTAAGAGGCCGGGTGGCCCCGCTGATTGCCTTGGGGGCTGGGTTTAACCCGGTGTTGACGGGGCGAGAAAATATTTACGCCAATATGTCGATTTTGGGCCTCAGCAAAGCAGAAATTGATGACCGCTTTGATGATGTAGTGGCGTTTGCAGAAATACCAGATGCGATTGATTCACCAGTAAGAAGCTATAGCTCTGGGATGCAGGCTCGATTAGGCTTCGCTTGTGCAGTCTTCACTGAACCAGACATATTGTTGATTGATGAAGTCTTGGCTGTAGGCGATAGCCGGTTCCGAGCAAAATGCTTTCGACAGTTAAATGATTTAAGGAAGAAAGATGTAACTTTTATCTTAGTCAGCCATAACTCTAACTCAATTCTCACAGTCTGTGAATCTTCAGCCTATCTAAGAAGAGGCAACCTAATAGACTTTGGGGATTCCACTTCAGTCATGAAAAAATACGAGGAAGATTTATTCATTAAAGACAAAGAATCCGCAGAAAAAACCCTCTCTACAAGGAGTAACTATTCAGAAGAAAACCCCAACTTGAATATTTCAGATGTGTTTTTTGAAGATGAGCTAGGGGATCGAATCAACTCACCAAAAACAGGTCATTCAACATATTTTTGCATTGAATTTGACGCAAAGAGAACCCTAGATAATGTAACTGTAGCAGCAATCATAAAAGGGATGGCAGAAGGCGGTGAAGCAGTGCTGTATTTAAACAGCACTCAAGATGGAAAAACATTTCATTTCAAACCAGGCCATGGAAAAGTGAAGATTTTCATGCCTAGCCTTGGACTTCGAGTAGGAACTTATCTAGTGGATATTTTCATAAAGGAAGGAAATCTCTGTAGACTTGATACCCTTGAAGGATTCTCTTTTTCAGTTAAAAGTGAATCAATTATGGATCGATGCTTATATTATCAGCCTAGAGAATGGCAGCATTCAAGTTAAAAGCTAACAAGGAATTAGTTTTATCTGTCCTAATAATCTTTAGGAGATGAATTACGAAATGAGAAATATAGAATTTCTAACAAGCAAGAACCTATCTTTCTATAGAACAAATCACAAATTTGAGCACTATTCTGAGTTTAAATCTGTAGAAGAATTTAAGGAAATATTATCTTATGCAGATGAAAACAATCTCAAAGTTTATATTTTAGGAAATGGATCAAATACATTTTTTTGTGGGAGCAAAATTAAGACCCTAGTACTTAAAAATAATTTAGAGAAGGAGATAAAAGTAGTATCAAAGACTGATACCCATTCAATAATTCGAGCATCATCATCAGTTTTAGCGATAGATATACTGAAAATTTGCTTCAGTGAAACACTAGATGCTTTTTACTATCTTTCGTCTGTACCCGCAACGATTGGCGGTGCGCTTGCAATGAACGCAGGACGTGGCAAGCATTTTAATCGAACAATATATGATTTTGTGGAGCATCTTGAAGTCTTTGACCATAAAGAAAATCGGATTAAAATCCTTAAGAAATCTGAGGTGGTAAAAGGCTATAGAGAAACTATTTTTACGGGCATTCAAAGCCAGCTAATATTAGGCGTAGAATTTAAGTTTCCAAAACATCAATTTGAAGGAAATCCTATACTGGAAAGGTGTAAGTGGTCTAAAGAAAATCAGGACAATGCAATTCCCAACTGTGGATCAGTTTTTAGTTCAGCAGATCCGAAAATTTTAGAGTCTATTAAAGGGTTGAGGATTGGTGAAGCTAGGTTTTCGAAAAAAACAAGTAACTGGATTAGCAATAAGTCTAGCAATTACATCTATATTTATTTGCTTATAGTTCTTGCAAAGATACTTCATCTGGTCAAAAAGAAAAAAGCAAAACTTGAAATTATTTTGGTTGACTAAAAGTTCTTTGTCAGGAAATGTCGAAAGATGAAAATAGGAATTTTAACTTTTCACCATACGACTAACTATGGTGCAACAATGCAAACCTATGCTCTCTATAGCTTTCTCAAGAAGCAAGGGCATGATGCTGAGATAATAGATTATCAACCTAAAAGTGCTGCTGATTACTATCGAAGCAAAATTATTTATCCGCTTAACACAAAATCAAAGAAAAAGGCTCTAAAAAATTTCACAGGAAATTTGATTCCAGGCTTTAAAAAATACATAAGCATGAAGGCTTTTTTAAATAAAAACCTAAAAATAAGCTCTCCAAGAAAAATTCATACTGGAAGCGCTCTCAGGGCAGCTCTAGAGGCAAGTAAATATAATGCTGTTATTTGTGGGAGCGATCAAATATGGTGCATCGACTCTATCCGAGGGTTTGACAAAGCTTATTTCCTTGATTTCTTTAAAAAAGGCATTGGCATTAAAAAAATAAGCTACGCCGCAAGTTTTGGCCCCACTGCCGACCTGCGCGAGCATGCCGAAACTATTTATTCCCTGATCAAACAGTTTGACGCTGTTTCAGTTAGAGATAGCAACAGCTTTCAATTAGTTCATTCAGAGTTTAAAGAAGTCGAGAAAGTTCTTGACCCAACATTTTTGATTGGGTTTGACGAATTCCTTGATTCTAGACCAATCAGTAAAAGTCCCTATTTACTCTTATACATTGACCATAGCCTAAAAAAAGAAGAGAGCCAATTTATCAAAGATCTTGCCAAGAAAAAGGGACTTACCATAATTGCTATTGGCGAGCCTCACCATGATCCGTATAAAACAGCTCAAAAGTATTTAATGCATGTTAGTCCTAGGGAGTGGCTTAACTACTTTAATCAGGCATCTTATGTAGTCACCAATCTTTATCATGGAACAATCTTCTCAATTAAATTTCAGAAAGAATTCACCAGCTTAGCGAGAGAGACAAAGCGAAACAAAACACCGGATTTACTCGGCCGTATCGGCTTGAACCATAGACTTTTAGAAAATGTCGAACTAAACACTCTAGGCAAACAAGCTGAGCCGATTGATTATGGAAATGTCAATCGTATTCTTGCTGAAGAAATAAGCGACTCTTCTCTTTTCTTAATAAATGCTTTAAAAAGCTAGGGCTGAATATAGAAATAGCGGATTTAACAACACTTTAGATAGTTATCTCAAGGCATGGAAGCTTTTGCAAGGTAAAATTATGATGAATCAAGAGCCTCTAATTAGTGTTGTCATTCCTACATTTAATCGCGCCTATTTTCTGAATAAAGCTATTCAGAGCGTTTTGGCTCAGTCATATAAAAACTATGAAATTATTGTCGTTGACGATAACTCTTCTGATCAAACAGAGGAAGTAGTTGGACAAGTTAAATATCCAAATTTTTTCTATAAAAAACACAGCAAAAATATGGGAGGTGGTGCGGCTAGAAACTCAGGTATCGATATGGCCAAAGGTGACTTCATCGCTTTTCTAGACTCAGATGACATCTGGCTACCTAAAAAGCTTGAGATTCAGATAGGAAAAATTTTAAAGAGCAAAAAGCCACTTGAGACCTTGTCATATACCCAAAGGTCTATGCAAAACACTTTTTCTGGCCATATTATGCCTGTCTTTTCTAAAGATCCTGAGGTATCTGTAGCAGATTACTTATTTGCGAAAAGGCCAGATGTTTCTTTAAAAGCTTTTCTAGTCTCAGAACGAGGCGATATGCAGTCGAGCACATTAATGCTGTCGTCCCAGCTTGCTAAGAAAGTAAGATTTTGTGATGATCTTAAGAAGCATCAGGACTGGGACTTTTGTTTAAGACTAGATCTAGCCGGAGCAGATTTTTTATTCGTTGACGAGCCTCTAACTCTTTGGGGCAATTCCCTAGAGGCAAATAAGGTGTCTAAAATAAGTGACTATAAAATATCTCTTCAGTGGATTAATACGTACAAGGGAAAAATTTCCCCGCAGGCTTTCTTAGGTTTCATGCTGATAGAGGTTTTGCCAAAAATGTTTATGCAGCGTGAAAACAAGATTTTTGCTCAGACAGTAATTTTCAGGTCTTTGATTAGACGGATAATCAATTACCAAGAGTTTCAGCTATTAACTGACAAAAATATTCACTATAAAAAGCGCATAAGGAATCTATTTTTAGCTAACGATAGCACTCCTAACTAGCATTATGAAAGCATTAATTATTAATCAGTCAGATATTGCGGGAGGAGCTGCCATCGCAGGATTTCGCCTTCACCAGGGTTTGCTCAATAGCGGAGTTCACTCTCGCATGTTAGTGGGCATTAAAAAGACACAGGAGGAAACAGTCGATATCGTTCCGCGAAAATATAGATTAGCTAATCAGGTCCGTCGTGTGTCTAGCATTTGGGGGTTGAATCATGTTCATAACGTTGGCAGTTTTTTCATACCGCAGCATCGGTACTTTAGAGAGGCTGACATCCTCAACTTCCACAACCTTCATTCTGGCTCTCTTAACTATTTAGCAATACCACAGCTAACAGCTAAAAAGCCTGCGGTACTTACTCTTCACGACATGTGGGGTTTTACGGGACATTGCTCCTATAGCTATGACTGTCAAAAATGGCAGTTAGGCTGCGGGAACTGTCCTTACCTTGATACTTATCCTGCTATTGATAAAGACAGTAGCAGATTAGAGTGGAAGCTAAAAAGCTGGATTTATAATCACTCTAATTTGACAATTGTGGCACCAAGTACTTGGTTAGCTCAACAGGCAAAGAAAAGCATCCTGGGCCATTTACCTTTACATCTCATTCCCTACGGTTTAGATACAGATAAATTTACACCTTTAGGTACTCGAGAATGCCGAGAAAAACTGGGAATACCCGCAGAGAAAAAAGTCTTGATGTTCGCAGCGGCCAATTTTTCTGAAACTCGCAAGGGAGGAGATCTTCTGCTTCGAGCTTTGCAGGCTTTGCCTGAAACTCTAAAGCCAAATCTGGTACTGCTAACCATCGGAAATTCAGAGGGCACCGAGCTTGAAAATCTCAGCATTCAGCATATTAATCTTGGTTATTTAACATCTGAAACCGATAAGACTATAGCTTATTCTGCCGCTGACCTATTTGTATTTCCCACTAGGGCTGACAACCTGCCCTTGGTTTTGCAAGAGAGTATGGCTTGCGGCACACCCTTAATTTCTTTTGATGTTGGAGGTGTACCTGATATGGTTCGCCCAGGAGTCACTGGCTATTTGGCTCATCCGGAAGATGTTACTGATCTATGCAATGGCATTATTCAGATTCTCGAAGACGATGAAATGCTAGCTCAAATGAAACTGAACTGCCGCTCGATTGCTGTCAACGAGTATTCGCTTCAGACTCAGGCTGATAAGTACAAGAAGTTATTTGCCGAAATTCTTGAGGAAAAAGTTGCTTTGAGCTGTGTAGGGTAGCTATTTTTATGACTAAAGCCCAATTTACCTTCTGTATACCCAACCTTAATAAGATAGATTTTTTGCCCGCCTGCATTAACAGCATGCTAGTCCAAGATTGTCAGGCTTGGCGCTGTGTCTTTGTTGATGGCTACTCTACCGACGGCAGCTGGGAATACATGCAGCAGTTTGCCAACGACCCCCGCTTTACCCTGCTGCGCGGCAAACGCCAGGGCATGTATGCCGACTGGAACTATTGCCTAGAGCAGGTCAACACCGAATATTTCTATTTTCTCACCAGTGATGACCTTTGCTATCCGCAGCTGGTAAGCAAAACTACCCGCGCGTTAGATCATTGCCCCGACATTGATGCCTGTCATTTTAAGTTTGACTACATCAATGAATATGACCAAATCACCCGCACCTACACCGATATTATTGCGTCTGAGATGCCTATCTACCTCGACGCTAGCAACTATGCTCACCGGCGGGCGGCGCTGTTTGAGTTTTTAATGCACTGTGTCTATCGCACTATCTATCGCACCATGACCTCCCTGGTGCTGCGGCGCAGCCTGATCTCACAAGTTGGGCCATTCTCCACCCAGGTCGGCTCAGCCGGTGACTACGACTGGACCATGCGTCTCACCATGCACACAGATACTCTATTTATTCCGGAAACCCTTACCGCATGGCGTAAATATGAAGGGCAGGCCACGCAGTCGCCTCATTCAGTAGGCAACAATAGACGTATTTTTGAGATTGCAAAGGCCAACCTTTGCCAGATTCAGCAGGGTTCCGAAGCTAGTTCATTCGGTCCTGCCCTCGATCCAACACTGACGCTGTCATTTTTATCCCGCGATTACGAGTTTGCCCTTTACAACCAAATACATCAAGCGACTAATATAGCAAATGCTCTGGATGCCCTTTTGCAGGCGACCCAAGCATTTCCCCTACATTATTTACAAGCCTTACTAAAACGTCTCGGCCTGTCATCACGGCAGTCCTGCCTAACGAAAAATGTATTAGCTAAGCAGCTTATTCAGAATAATCAGCTTCAATGGCCACCATTGCCACTGAAACTCTCCTCAACTGAGGATACAACCCCTAGCACTCAGGCCACCAGGTAAGTGAAAAGCAATCCCATGTTGCACCAAAAGACACTCAAAACTGGGGACCAAAGCTTGAACATCAAGGAGCTCTCCTTCACCGTTGGCAAACCGCCTCAATTTGCCGAAAACCCTTATCAAGAAAATTTGATTAGAGGTTTGGAAGGTAAAGGGATCCATTGCCTGAGGGAAAACTTAAACTATTTACTTCTAGCACAACTTAGAAACAACAACAAAATCGACATCATTCACCTTGACTGGTTGCACCCTTACTACAAAAGTCGTAACCGTTTTACTTCCACAATCCGGTGTTTATCCTTTATCAATAAAATATCTCTGCTAAAGCTACAGGGGAGCAAACTAGTATGGACAGCTCACAACCTGACTAGTCACAGTGGGTCTAATCCTGTCCTGGATCGGTTAGTCAGTAGCTTTGTGGTCAAAACCGCTGATGCAATTATTGCCCACTGCGAAGCTGCTAAAGAACAAATTATTTTGGACTTTAAGCTAAAGAACCCTGAGAAAGTTTATGTGATCCCCCACGGCAATTATATAGATTGCTACCCCAACACCACTAGTGCCCAGGCAGCCCGCTCTCAGTTGGGCATTGCTCCAGATGCCGTAACGCTTTTGTTTATGGGCATTATTCGCCCCAACAAAGGCATCTACGACTTGATCAACGCCGTTGAAGCCTTAGGCGACTCCAGACTACACCTGCTGGTAGTCGGCAAACCCTACCCCGGAGAAGCAGAGCACATTCGCCAGCGGCTCAGCCAATTGCCAAGCACTACTTTTATTCCAGAGTACGTACCCAACGACAAGATTCAGCTCTATATGAATGCTGCCGATGTTGTGGCCTTCCCCTACAAAAATATTCTGACCTCTGGAGCTGTAATCCTAGCCATGTCCTACGGTCGGGCCTGCATTGCCCCTCGCCTCGGTTGTATGGCAGAAACATTAGAAAATTCTAGGGGAGCTTTCCTGTACGACTCTAAAAACCCTGAAGGTTTAAAGGAAGCCATCCAAAAAGCTTTGGATGCCAGTGCTAGCCTCGCCGCCATGGGTGCCTACAACCGCAAACAGGCCGATCGATGGAACTGGAATGCGATCGCTCAGATGACTTTGGAGGTTTACCAACATACCTTCAACCATCCCTGTGATTAATTATATTAATTAAGTACTATGAAAATTTTTAGAATTTCCATTCCATTTTGGCAGCACTGGCTACAAATTCTTGATCAGCATCCAAACCTGATCAGCAAAACGTGGAGTGAACAACAGCAAATTATCAGTGAAAATTGGTTTGGCTACCCTCCCAACTGGAAAGCAGCCTTTGAACCGCTAGGTTATGAGGTAACTGAAGCTTTTGTCAACATTGATCAGCTTCAAAGGAAGTGGGTAAATGATCACCAATATGCCTTCAAGCAAGATCATTGGTTGATAGATATTGTAGAAGCCCAAATTGTGCATGAGAAGCCAGATATTCTGTTTCTCGCTGACACCTCTAGATTTTCTGCCGAATGGATTAATGAAATAAAAGAGAAGTGTCCATCCATTAAGCTAGTGGCCGCCTGGTGTGGAGTTCCATGGAAAGATAGTTCCATCTTTAAAGCCTGTGATCTTGTTCTTTCCTGCATTCCTGAACTGGTTGAAAAATTCAATCAAGCTGGATGCTGCGGACGGCATGTAAATCATGCATTCGACAACCGGCTTCTGAACAAACTAAATTCTTCCGTCACGCCCACCATTGACTTTTCATTTGTGGGCAATATAAATCGCAACAATACTTTTCACCTAGAAAGAGATTATATCCTTGAAAGGATTGTAGAGTTTGTCAATATTGAAATTTATTCACCTATTACCAACCACAAAGAAACCCTCACCGATCTAGCGAAACTCGCCGCCAAATCCAGCCTGTATGATGTCCACACTTGGCTAAAAAAGGCTCCTGGCATAGCCACCGTAGCTGAGAGTTTACCAATTTTCAAGAAAGTATCTCAGTTGCCCTCAAAGCCTCGCCGTCGGGTTAATCCTAAACTGAAACCCTATCTTAAGCAGCCCGTGTATGGCTTGTCCATGTTTGAGGTTCTACAGTCCTCTAAACTTACCTTTAACAAGCATATTGATGCGTCACCCAGATCAGCATCAAATCTGCGGTTGTTCGAAGCTACGGGCGTTGGAACCTGCCTGGTTACTGACCATAAAGACAATATAAAGCTATTATTTGAACCTGATCATGAAGTCGTAACCTATAAGTCGGCTGATGAATGCGTTGAAAAAGTCAATTGGCTGTTGCAACATCCCAAGCACAGGCAAGCCATCGCCGAATCGGGACAAAGACGAACTCTGAACGAACATACTTTAGGTCACCGAGCTAAAAGCATTGATGAAATATTCAAAAAAGCCCTAGCTCAAAACACCAGAACATTACGTTGTTAAGCCCTGGAAACGGAAGCCATACTAGGCAGTAAAAGTGCAGATAAAAATTTTGCTTCTTCCATTACCTATATGTCTATTGTCAGAGGTTAACAATGAAACTGATTGAGCATAAAATATATATCGTTCCCCTTCAGTTTGACTCTTCAAAACTCATTACTCGGGCTACAGGTCTCAAGTACGCCTCTGATATGACCTGGGACTGTGACACCATCGATCATTTAGATCGGCACACAGATAAATTAAATATTATAGATTGTCGCATTACCGAGGCTGAGTGCGAGTTCTTAGAAAACTATATTAGCCAACATAAGACCACACCCTTTATGTTGACCATCGCCGATCCTTACGAGTCGAAATGTAAGGATCACTGGTATTACAAAATGCTGTTTCGGGTTAAGAATATGCCAAATGTCACATTCTTAACCAAATATTTGCCCGCTGAAATCGTCAAAACCCTCCAAGATTCAATCCCAGAAGACAAGATGGTCTTCATTCCCTATCCTTTTGTCGATAGCTATAGCTCCAGCTCAAATTTTAAGCATCGACGTAAAAAGGTTATTTTTTCAGGCTCTATTGGAAGTATCTATCCCTATCGCTGTCGATTTCGCAGGCGGGTTAAGCTCAACCCCCTGCTATGGTCTAAAGTAACCTTTCTAGAACACCCCGGCTATGCTGACATAGGAGAAAATCTAAAGCATCAAGTGATTGGCGAAGCGTATATTGACCTTCTATCCAACTATCGGTTTATGTTTGTTAGCCCCTCACGATGTGGGCTGGAGTTTATGAAATATCGAGAATGTGCCTATGCCCGCTGTGTACCAATAGGTAAAGCCCCCGACAGCTTTAGTGAAGCCATGAGCAGTGCTTTCCTCCACCTAGACTTCGATCGCATTTACCAATCACTCCAAAAGTGCTTCTCAATTCCTGTCGATGAGCTTGAAGCCAGGTCAAAAAGCTATTACGAAGCGTTTGCAGCCGAACGAAACCCAGAGATTTTAAACAAAAAGCTCGATGCTTTTCTTGAGTCACGTGGTTTTATCGAGTGAGTGTGCCAGTTTTGTGCTGTGGGTTAGCATCTAGCACTCCCAAATCCTTCCCATGAAAATCGCTCTAATCAGCTTTGAGTACCCACCCGACACAGCCTACGGGGGCATCGCCACCTACGTCCAGCAGGCTGCAACCATCCTGGCCCAGCGAGGCCATCAGGTTGAAGTGTTTGCCGGCAGCCGCACTCGCACAGGCTCCCTGCCGGACGGCGACATAAGTATTCACCGCATTCAAGTCAACCAAAAAGTTGACTTTATCCGGGCCGTGGTGCCCGTGTTCCTGGAGCGCCACCGCGCCGTCAACTTTGACGTCATGGAGGGTCCAGAGTACGGAGCCGATGCCGCTGCGATCGCCCAGGCTGTGCCCAAACTGCCCCTGGTGGTCAAACTCCACACTCCCAGCGAACTGATTGCCGCCTACGAAGGTCGACCCAACTTGTTAGGCCAGCTTCGTACTCGTCTTGGTGCCCTCAGACGCGGCATTCACCCCTTCCGGGATTTAGAACGCACCCACACCCTCGACGCCGATGAAGTTGCGGCCCCCTCCTGGGCCCTGGGCAAAGACCTGATGCAGCGGTGGGGCCTTGACCCTGAAAAGGTTCATCAATTTCCGCTGCCTTTTACCCCGAACCCACGATTGCTCGACATTCCCATCGAAACGTCAACCCAACGAGTTACCTTCATCGGGCGCTTAGATATCAAGAAAGGAGTAACTGATCTGGCCGAAGCCATTCCAGCGGTTTTAGAACAGGTGCCTGGAACCCGATTTCGCTTCATCGGGCGCAATGGCCTATCGCCAGTGCCCCATCAGGACATGCAGCAGTTTTTAACCCAAAAACTAGCTCCCTATTTAGAGGCCGTAGAGTTTACTGGGCAGGTACCAGCCGCCGAAATTCCAGACTACCTGGCCGATACCGATATTTGCATCTTTCCTAGCCGGTGGGAGAGCTTTGGCCTGGTCTGCCTGGAGGCCATGGCTGCCGGGCGCGGGGTAATCGGCAGTCGCGCCGGGGGAATGGCCGAAATTCTTACCAGCGATCGAGTAGGACGACTGGTGCCACCAGAACGACCGGACGCGATCGCCGCCGCCATTCTCGAACTACTGGAAAATTCAGAGCTGCGGCAGCAGCTGGGTTGCCAGGCTCGACAAAACGTACTGGACGAGTACAGTGGCGATCGCATTGCCCAGCTTCAGGAAGCTAGCTATGAACGTGCGATCGCAGTCCGGCAGAAAAGTCCCCCTCGTCCGCGTCGCCTGCTGCTTTGATGCTACGCCCGCCTGTTTACCCACTACCGTTGATCCATTCGGCCATGCTAGATCCCAACCCTATGTCAACTCCCCTGGTCAGCGTTGTGATTCCAACCTATAACCGCAGCGACTACCTGCGAGATGCGATCGCCAGCGCCCTGGGCCAAACCTACACCAATATCGAAATTGTCGTCACCGACGATTGCAGCCCCAGCAGCCCTAAAGACTTGGTTGAGTCCTTCAATGACCCTCGGAT from Leptolyngbya sp. KIOST-1 carries:
- a CDS encoding glycosyltransferase — encoded protein: MKIFRISIPFWQHWLQILDQHPNLISKTWSEQQQIISENWFGYPPNWKAAFEPLGYEVTEAFVNIDQLQRKWVNDHQYAFKQDHWLIDIVEAQIVHEKPDILFLADTSRFSAEWINEIKEKCPSIKLVAAWCGVPWKDSSIFKACDLVLSCIPELVEKFNQAGCCGRHVNHAFDNRLLNKLNSSVTPTIDFSFVGNINRNNTFHLERDYILERIVEFVNIEIYSPITNHKETLTDLAKLAAKSSLYDVHTWLKKAPGIATVAESLPIFKKVSQLPSKPRRRVNPKLKPYLKQPVYGLSMFEVLQSSKLTFNKHIDASPRSASNLRLFEATGVGTCLVTDHKDNIKLLFEPDHEVVTYKSADECVEKVNWLLQHPKHRQAIAESGQRRTLNEHTLGHRAKSIDEIFKKALAQNTRTLRC
- a CDS encoding glycosyltransferase family 4 protein, whose amino-acid sequence is MKIALISFEYPPDTAYGGIATYVQQAATILAQRGHQVEVFAGSRTRTGSLPDGDISIHRIQVNQKVDFIRAVVPVFLERHRAVNFDVMEGPEYGADAAAIAQAVPKLPLVVKLHTPSELIAAYEGRPNLLGQLRTRLGALRRGIHPFRDLERTHTLDADEVAAPSWALGKDLMQRWGLDPEKVHQFPLPFTPNPRLLDIPIETSTQRVTFIGRLDIKKGVTDLAEAIPAVLEQVPGTRFRFIGRNGLSPVPHQDMQQFLTQKLAPYLEAVEFTGQVPAAEIPDYLADTDICIFPSRWESFGLVCLEAMAAGRGVIGSRAGGMAEILTSDRVGRLVPPERPDAIAAAILELLENSELRQQLGCQARQNVLDEYSGDRIAQLQEASYERAIAVRQKSPPRPRRLLL